The following coding sequences are from one Triticum dicoccoides isolate Atlit2015 ecotype Zavitan chromosome 4A, WEW_v2.0, whole genome shotgun sequence window:
- the LOC119283605 gene encoding probable protein S-acyltransferase 3, with the protein MVPRNNDTVNGTDAKVKYYDTCLQHPPPRSSHCSICNNCVERFDHHCPWVGQCIGLVTILMPNSLIYFIVIRICMVNLYCNLIRIIYCFICVWFFGSLFVFHLYLKSTNQVASLPTFPLF; encoded by the exons ATGGTGCCTCGTAACAATGATACTGTAAATGGAACCGATGCAAAGGTCAAGTACTATGACACCTGCCTGCAGCATCCGCCGCCTCGTTCTTCTCACTGTTCTATCTGTAACAACTGTGTGGAGCGTTTTGATCATCACTGTCCTTGGGTTGGTCAATGCATAGGACTGGTAACTATATTAATGCCTAATAGTCTAATATATTTCATTGTCATCCGAATCTGCATGGTGAATCTCTATTGCAACT TGATTCGGATCATCTACTGTTTTATTTGTGTGTGGTTTTTTGGCAGTCTTTTTGTCTTTCATCTCTACCTGAAGAGCACCAATCAGGTCGCTTCCCTTCCCACCTTTCCTCTGTTTTAA